From the genome of Triticum aestivum cultivar Chinese Spring chromosome 3B, IWGSC CS RefSeq v2.1, whole genome shotgun sequence, one region includes:
- the LOC123066396 gene encoding F-box/FBD/LRR-repeat protein At1g13570 produces MDDPQVILGTSRSDMLASLERDGQDPATLDLGSNMMLHFVYKYLPDPPVSPAAPLSLAGASWVPDGVDRISRLPDVLLRNIISRLPAKDAARTAALSSRWRPLWRAAPLSLVDSHLLPDGGAAGQFPIGVPSPRTVAAAVSSALAAHPGPFRCVHLTRSNMDEHRGEMARWIDTLVAQGVKDLVFVNRPWPIDLRLPATLFSCASLTRLYLGVWTLPDTTAVPRGASFPNLRELGLCMTVMEDRDLAFMLERSPVLEFLLIMWSQTGVRLRLVSHSLRCLQLAFTYLEYIYVVDAPRLERLLQCETVGEGGMKSTMERSEIKIGRAPNLRVLGYLLPGEQQLVVDNADLVARSRENIVPTVKILGIEVQFGVRNVVKKVPGFLRCFPNLETLHVHSPPISEESTGKVNLKFWQEGGPIKCIVQSVKKVFFYEFQGSRSEVAFLKFIAERGRVLERMVVVVSSKCFSSSSVGNADAKLMPLMSAKWNNKACKLEIFRSGREDAGGPVYSHELASDFEFADPFDLEDYMKQKGSLQVN; encoded by the exons ATGGACGACCCGCAGGTTATCCTCGGCACCTCCAGGAGCGATATGCTCGCCTCCTTGGAGCGCGACGGCCAGGACCCTGCGACGCTGGACCTCGGCTCAAACATGATGCTCCACTTCGTGTACAAGTACCTCCCGGACCCACCCGTCTCCCCCGCCGCACCCCTCTCGCTCGCCGGCGCGTCGTGGGTCCCCGACGGCGTCGACCGCATCAGCCGCCTCCCCGACGTGCTCCTCCGCAACATCATCTCCCGCCTCCCCGCCAAGGACGCCGCGCGCACCGCCGCCCTCTCCTCGCGCTGGCGTCCCCTCTGGCGCGCGGCGCCCCTCTCTCTTGTCGACAGCCACCTGCTTCCCGACGGCGGCGCGGCCGGGCAGTTCCCCATCGGCGTTCCCTCTCCCCGGACAGTCGCCGCCGCCGTGTCCAGCGCCCTCGCGGCGCACCCTGGGCCCTTCCGCTGCGTCCACCTCACCCGCAGCAACATGGACGAGCACCGAGGCGAGATGGCGCGCTGGATCGACACCCTCGTCGCCCAGGGGGTCAAAGATCTCGTCTTTGTGAACCGCCCTTGGCCGATTGACCTGCGCCTCCCCGCCACGCTCTTCAGCTGCGCCTCCCTCACCCGCCTCTATCTCGGCGTCTGGACACTTCCGGACACCACGGCCGTGCCGCGCGGCGCCAGCTTCCCCAACCTCCGGGAGCTCGGCCTATGCATGACTGTCATGGAGGACCGTGATCTGGCATTCATGCTCGAAAGAAGCCCAGTCCTTGAGTTCCTCCTCATCATGTGGAGCCAGACCGGAGTGCGCCTCCGACTCGTTAGCCACAGCCTGCGGTGCCTTCAGCTGGCCTTCACCTACTTGGAGTACATCTACGTGGTGGATGCACCTCGCCTGGAGAGGCTCTTGCAGTGCGAAACTGTTGGCGAGGGGGGGATGAAGTCCACCATGGAGCGCTCTGAGATCAAGATTGGGCGTGCACCTAATCTGCGTGTGCTGGGATATCTTCTGCCAGGAGAGCAACAGTTGGTGGTGGATAAcgccgatctcgtg GCTAGGAGCAGGGAGAACATTGTCCCTACTGTCAAGATTTTGGGCATAGAGGTGCAGTTTGGTGTCCGCAATGTTGTCAAGAAAGTGCCTGGCTTTCTCAGATGCTTCCCCAACCTGGAGACGCTCCATGTCCAT TCCCCTCCCATATCTGAAGAGTCCACTGGCAAGGTGAATCTCAAGTTCTGGCAGGAGGGCGGTCCCATCAAATGCATCGTGCAGAGCGTGAAGAAGGTGTTCTTCTATGAGTTCCAGGGGTCGAGAAGCGAGGTTGCTTTCCTCAAGTTCATCGCGGAGAGAGGGCGGGTGCTGGAGCGGATGGTGGTTGTGGTGTCCAGCAAGTGTTTCTCCTCGTCCTCGGTGGGTAATGCGGACGCCAAATTGATGCCTCTGATGAGCGCAAAGTGGAACAACAAAGCTTGCAAACTAGAGATATTCAGGAGCGGACGCGAGGACGCTGGAGGTCCAGTTTACTCCCACGAGCTAGCTTCTGATTTCGAGTTTGCTGACCCTTTTGACCTCGAGGACTATATGAAGCAGAAAGGGTCTCTGCAAGTTAATTAG
- the LOC123072259 gene encoding uncharacterized protein translates to MAPSAGDAAAVPRYPAWVLLEKEGYDDDRDDATSASCKTTAGRDVKLGFYLVPPPEISYFHVHLSKLEGEDEDDFDFTPLFLFSAKGLVLFRILFVTGSDGSNLVEYFIYKAGRGGGPSLEPIPPTPLGSSSDSVSVSIVPCPDGDDGEDSYVLADLSVGSEIGLYDLHIYSSKTREWNTTPLQLPASPAVRTNDDLPCQFHKAIGLAADEVGWVDLWRGIVTCKVLDKDPLLRLIPLPKPHVDILQGEPGLIRDVTYCNGLFEFVEMQLFCRPVNVVSSIIHDSRPLLGLVVDEGITVPDGWVIRTCCRVDPSDFRFRAYTVHVDDFAVDSTISFPQMWDACAHDKESTFRNLTTHCPTFGVPGDRLVYLLSKVKMDDDNTWIVGVDLAKKMVKLIQPCDDLGYACIRPAFVPSTFSYYLNTNAGNFSPTLINHSEKTANNAKVDGDGDSCVREINIHHDQRSWVGDETSAPSGAWNSGENNLTLNHESADVQRTRLLQDLDSILFASGSGYIPMKQELETDADGNSWLSLPLEDLLSLLPQLGPDIASLTRILSWHDDCCCW, encoded by the exons ATGGCCCCCTccgccggcgacgccgccgccgtTCCGCGGTACCCTGCTTGGGTTCTCCTCGAAAAGGAGGGGTACGACGACGACCGCGATGACGCCACCAGCGCTTCGTGCAAGACGACCGCCGGCCGCGACGTCAAGTTGGGCTTCTACCTCGTGCCCCCGCCGGAGATCTCCTACTTCCACGTCCACCTCTCCAAGctcgagggcgaggacgaggacgacttCGACTTCACGCCCCTGTTTCTCTTCTCGGCCAAGGGCCTCGTCCTCTTCCGTATCCTCTTCGTCACAGGAAGCGACGGAAGCAATCTCGTCGAGTACTTCATCTACaaggccgggcgcggcggcggcccgTCGCTCGAACCCATCCCGCCGACTCCTCTAGGCAGCAGCAGTGATTCGGTGTCCGTGAGCATCGTCCCCTGCCccgacggcgacgacggcgaggacAGCTACGTCCTCGCCGATCTCTCTGTGGGGAGTGAAATTGGGCTCTACGACCTCCACATTTACTCGTCCAAGACGCGCGAGTGGAACACCACACCGTTGCAGCTGCCGGCGTCTCCTGCCGTCAGGACAAATGACGACCTGCCCTGTCAATTCCACAAGGCTATCGGGCTTGCAGCGGACGAGGTAGGCTGGGTAGACCTCTGGCGTGGCATTGTCACCTGCAAGGTGCTTGATAAAGACCCACTTCTCCGACTCATCCCTCTTCCCAAACCGCACGTGGACATCCTGCAAGGCGAACCGGGGTTGATCCGGGATGTCACCTACTGTAATGGGCTCTTCGAGTTCGTTGAGATGCAACTTTTTTGCAGACCAGTTAATGTTGTTAGTAGTATCATCCATGATTCCAGGCCCCTCCTTGGTCTTGTAGTGGATGAAGGTATTACGGTCCCTGATGGTTGGGTCATCCGGACATGCTGTAGGGTTGATCCATCGGACTTTCGGTTCAGGGCATACACTGTTCATGTTGATGACTTCGCAGTGGATTCTACTATATCGTTCCCTCAGATGTGGGATGCTTGTGCTCACGACAAGGAATCGACATTTAGGAACCTGACAACACATTGCCCGACCTTTGGCGTTCCTGGTGACAGACTTGTCTACCTGCTATCCAAGGTGAAAATGGATGATGACAACACATGGATTGTTGGTGTTGACCTTGCCAAGAAGATGGTGAAACTAATTCAACCCTGTGATGACTTGGGATATGCCTGTATCCGACCAGCCTTTGTTCCCTCTACATTCTCCTATTATCTGAATACAAATGCAG GTAATTTTTCACCCACATTGATAAACCACTCAGAGAAGACTGCCAACAATGCAAAA GTCGATGGCGATGGCGATTCCTGTGTACGTGAAATAAATATACATCACGACCAAAG GTCATGGGTTGGGGACGAAACATCTGCACCAAGCGGAGCTTGGAATTCTGGGGAGAACAATCTG ACACTGAATCATGAATCTGCTGATGTACAACGGACCAGGTTACTACAGGACTTGGATTCCATTTTGTTTGCATCAGGATCAG GGTATATTCCGATGAAACAAGAACTGGAAACTGATGCTGATGGCAATTCATGGCTCTCTTTGCCACTGGAAGACCTCTTGTCACTGCTTCCACAACTAGGACCTGATATTGCATCCTTGACAAGAATTCTGTCTTGGCATGATGATTGCTGCTGCTGGTAA